Within Rothia sp. ZJ932, the genomic segment TTTCTTGGTTTTAACACCGAGTAAATTGGGCACAGTCCTGTACACATACGACTGGACAACTCTAGAAGATTTTTGGTAGTGGGGTCAAGTTTAGGGAGTACTCGTTTTAATCACAGGCTGTATACACAGAGTCATCAACAGGTGTGGATATTTGTAATTTCACGTATGCTGGAAGGAAGTTATCCACAGGCAAGCTATCAACATCCACAAATGACAAGTTTTCGCGGATTTTTGCAGGCTTTGCTCACGGTATCCCCACGACTTACCCCAGGTAAATCACAAGTTTTCCACCCTGTGTATAGTTGTGTGGATATTCGGTGCGCTGCTTGTGGACTAGCCTCAAAAAGTTTTTCGAAGAATTAAAGGTGAGCCATGGTTGAGAACCTCGATGACGATCTGAAGCAGCGTTGGGCGCATGCGACCAGTTTGTTGCGTTCACACTCAGGAATCAGTCAGCGGTGGAAGGCGTTCGTGGGTTTAGCGCAACCCCAGGCACACATGGGCAACGTGTTGCTAATTGCTGTTCCTAACGAACTCACCCGCGATGTTTTTCAGAACCACATTAAAGCTGAGTTCAAGGACGCCTTAGATACAGCCTTTGGGGCAGGTACCTCCGAGGCTTTTGTGATCGATACCGGTCTTTCAACGGAGCCAATTACCCCCGCTCTCACCGCTGATACCGCAGCAACAGTGCCTACCCAGCAGGAACAGCCCCTCGAACCGGTGGCAGAGGTACAGCCCGAGCCTGCGATCCGCTCCAATGCTCAGGCGAAGCGAACCCTGCCCTCGCTCAAAGATTTAGAGGCAGAACAGGGTATGTCTTCGCCTAATTTTGCGGCGCAAACCCCGCATGTTGATTCTTCTGCCCTGGATGTTCCTTCATCAGATACACCGCAATCAGATGCCCCCCAGCACGAAGAGGCACCTCTCGCAGAACCCGCACCTGAACCAGCCGCGTCCGCACCGTCGGCAACCGGTGCGTCCACAGCCCAGTGGGAATCTTCAGCGCGTCTGAACCCCAAGTACACCTTCGATACTTTTGTCATCGGTCAGTCCAACCGTTTTGCTCACGCAGCAGCTTTCGCGGTATCAGAAACTCCCGCCATGGCATATAACCCACTCTTCATATACGGCGACTCGGGTCTGGGTAAAACCCACCTGTTGCACGCTATCGGTCACTACGCCAAGCACCTCTACCCCAGTCTGCGCGTACGCTACGTAAACTCTGAAGAATTTACCAACGATTTCATTAACTCCATTCGTGATGATGAGGGGTCATCTTTCAAGCAGATTTACCGCAACGTAGATATGCTCTTGATTGACGATATTCAGTTTCTCGCGGGCAAAGAGCACACGCAGGAAGAGTTCTTTCACACTTTCAATGCCC encodes:
- the dnaA gene encoding chromosomal replication initiator protein DnaA, with the translated sequence MVENLDDDLKQRWAHATSLLRSHSGISQRWKAFVGLAQPQAHMGNVLLIAVPNELTRDVFQNHIKAEFKDALDTAFGAGTSEAFVIDTGLSTEPITPALTADTAATVPTQQEQPLEPVAEVQPEPAIRSNAQAKRTLPSLKDLEAEQGMSSPNFAAQTPHVDSSALDVPSSDTPQSDAPQHEEAPLAEPAPEPAASAPSATGASTAQWESSARLNPKYTFDTFVIGQSNRFAHAAAFAVSETPAMAYNPLFIYGDSGLGKTHLLHAIGHYAKHLYPSLRVRYVNSEEFTNDFINSIRDDEGSSFKQIYRNVDMLLIDDIQFLAGKEHTQEEFFHTFNALHNHQKQVVITSDMPPKQLTGFAERMRSRFEWGLITDVQPPELETRIAILRKKAQNENLNVPDDVMEYIASNISTNIRELEGALIRVTAFASLNKQGVDRALAELVLKDLITDDGASEITASQVLTATATYFDVTLDDLKSKSRTRTLTTARQIAMYLLRELTDMSLPRIGQELGGRDHTTVMHADRKIRTLMAERRTIFNQVTDLTNRIKQEQRTQK